One Cucurbita pepo subsp. pepo cultivar mu-cu-16 chromosome LG20, ASM280686v2, whole genome shotgun sequence genomic window carries:
- the LOC111783255 gene encoding serine carboxypeptidase-like 31 translates to MKLSVMATVFVVCALFMEAALGLGRTQWRLQKKQGEDDLVTNLPGQPLAGFRHFAGYVTVHEPHGRALFYWFYEAASHPEQKPLVLWLNGGPGCSSVGYGATQEIGPFKVENDANGVKLNEYSWNKVANMLFLESPIGVGFSYSNTTSDYDNLGDQFTANDSYNFLLKWFLKFPSYRNHTFYIAGESYAGKYVPELAELIHDRNKDSSFHIDLHGVLLGNPETSDSDDWRGMVDYAWSHAVISDETHKIIRESCDFNSNDTWSNNNCSEAVDELLTQYKEIDIYSLYTSLCTANLASTDGNSMQTLTIKRSATMMPRMMGGYDPCLDDYAKTFYNRPDVQEALHVSDGQQLKNWSICNTTIFENWYDSKPSIIPIYEKLIGAGLRVWIYSGDTDGRVPVLSTRYSLSSLGLPITKAWRPWYHEKQVSGWYQEYAGLTFATFRGAGHAVPCFKPSSSLAFFASFLNGQSPPSAK, encoded by the exons ATGAAGCTTTCAGTAATGGCGACAGTTTTTGTGGTGTGTGCTCTGTTTATGGAGGCTGCGTTGGGATTGGGAAGAACACAATGGCGTTTACAGAAAAAACAAGGAGAAGACGACCTCGTCACTAACTTGCCCGGCCAGCCCCTTGCCGGATTCCGCCATTTTGCCGGCTATGTCACCGTCCATGAGCCACACGGGAGGGCATTGTTTTATTGGTTCTACGAGGCTGCGTCTCACCCAGAACAAAAACCCTTGGTTCTATGGCTGAATGGag GTCCTGGGTGCTCCTCTGTGGGTTATGGGGCAACACAAGAGATTGGTCCATTCAAAGTGGAGAATGATGCAAATGGGGTTAAATTAAATGAGTATTCTTGGAATAAag TGGCCAATATGCTGTTCTTGGAATCTCCTATTGGTGTTGGCTTTTCATACTCAAATACAACTAGTGATTATGACAATTTGGGCGACCAATTTACAG CGAATGATTCATATAACTTTTTGCTGAAGTGGTTCCTTAAGTTTCCATCGTATAGAAACCACACTTTTTACATTGCAGGAGAGAGCTATGCAG GCAAGTATGTTCCTGAACTGGCTGAGCTCATCCATGATAGGAATAAAGATTCTTCCTTTCACATCGATTTGCATGGTGTTTTG TTAGGAAATCCTGAAACATCGGATAGCGATGACTGGAGAGGGATGGTGGATTATGCATGGAGCCACGCAGTAATATCCGATGAAACTcacaaaataataagagaAAGCTGTGATTTTAACAGCAACGACACTTGGAGCAACAACAATTGCAGTGAAGCAGTGGACGAGTTGCTTACCCAATACAAAGAAATCGACATTTACAGCCTTTATACGTCTCTGTGCACTGCCAATCTCGCATCTACTGATGGCAACTCCATGCAAACCCTAACCATCAAACGCTCCGCTACCATG ATGCCAAGAATGATGGGTGGATACGATCCGTGCTTGGATGATTACGCGAAAACATTTTACAACCGACCAGATGTTCAAGAAGCCCTTCATGTGAGTGATGGGCAGCAGCTGAAGAATTGGAGCATTTGCAA CACAACCATATTCGAAAACTGGTATGATTCAAAGCCTTCGATTATTCCCATATACGAGAAGCTGATTGGAGCTGGGCTTAGAGTATGGATCTACAG TGGCGATACTGATGGAAGAGTACCAGTGTTGTCGACTCGATACAGTCTTAGCTCGCTCGGTCTGCCGATTACCAAGGCATGGAGGCCTTGGTACCACGAGAAGCAGGTCAGTGGTTGGTACCAGGAATATGCTGGGCTAACGTTTGCCACATTCAGAGGCGCTGGACATGCAGTGCCATGCTTCAAACCAAGCAGTTCACTAGCGTTCTTTGCTTCGTTTCTGAATGGACAATCCCCACCTTCTGCAAAATGA
- the LOC111783318 gene encoding NAC transcription factor 25-like, with the protein MMDPDYMESTDSSSNTSAHLQLPPGFRFHPTDEELVVHYLKRKLSSSPLPAPIIAELDLYKFDPWDLPSKAVFGKNEWYFFTPRERKYPNGARPNRAAISGYWKATGTDKPIMTSNGTQKVGVKKALVFYGGRPPKGIKTNWIMHEYRLLHVANTNLKPLDAYPTNRKPSLKLDDWVLCRIYMKNAAQASTIIEREMEELSRAAAAAAARLPKLVVGGGQKGGRNCYLDVVALSSEGDEIINHQTNSNISELPSSSCSSKRGLTCQIWSGGATASNDGGKPLRLDLMNSYSGGVTPGTEENTVSYVSLLNQLSVQNAAFQTSEPFIGSLSDGVLRQQFQLPSNINWNS; encoded by the exons ATGATGGATCCAGATTACATGGAGAGCACAGATTCATCATCAAACACATCGGCTCATCTACAGCTGCCGCCGGGGTTCCGCTTTCACCCCACCGACGAGGAACTAGTGGTTCATTATCTCAAAAGGAAGCTTTCCTCTTCTCCTCTCCCAGCCCCCATCATCGCCGAACTCGATTTGTACAAGTTCGATCCATGGGACCTCCCAA GTAAGGCGGTGTTTGGGAAGAACGAATGGTATTTTTTTACTCCGAGAGAGAGGAAATACCCAAATGGGGCGAGGCCAAATAGAGCGGCGATTTCTGGGTATTGGAAAGCGACGGGAACTGACAAGCCTATTATGACCTCTAATGGTACTCAAAAAGTTGGCGTTAAGAAAGCTCTTGTGTTTTATGGTGGAAGGCCTCCTAAAGGTATCAAAACCAATTGGATCATGCACGAGTATAGGCTCCTCCATGTAGCTAATACCAATCTCAAGCCCCTCGATGCCTACCCCACCAATCGAAAGCCCTCTCTCAAG CTTGATGATTGGGTTTTGTGCCGAATTTACATGAAAAACGCTGCACAAGCATCAACCATCATAGAGCGCGAAATGGAGGAGTTATCGAGGGCGGCAGCCGCGGCAGCGGCAAGGCTACCGAAGCTGGTGGTTGGAGGTGGACAAAAGGGTGGCAGAAATTGCTACTTGGATGTCGTGGCGTTATCAAGCGAAGGTGACGAGATAATTAATCATCAAACCAATTCCAATATTTCGGAGTTACCTTCTTCTAGCTGCAGCTCCAAACGTGGCCTTACGTGTCAGATTTGGAGCGGCGGCGCAACTGCATCCAACGACGGTGGAAAGCCACTCCGGCTTGATCTCATGAATAGCTACAGCGGTGGGGTGACTCCTGGAACTGAAGAAAATACGGTCTCTTACGTGTCTCTTCTCAACCAGCTGTCAGTACAAAACGCAGCGTTTCAAACTAGTGAGCCATTTATTGGCTCCTTGAGCGACGGCGTTTTGAGGCAACAGTTTCAACTTCCTTCTAACATCAACTGGAactcttaa
- the LOC111783523 gene encoding TMV resistance protein N-like, translating into MSQRCDVFINYRGVDTRRSIAGLLYDHFTRIGLRPFLDSANMKPGDKLFGEIEESIRSCKVGIAVFSPRYCQSYFCLHELALMVENKKKIIPIFVDVRPSELRVEFNRNCPEKEMERFNWALGEAKYTVGLTFDSINGDWSELLRKASTAVIDNLVAGEAVEMPGN; encoded by the exons ATGTCGCAGCGGTGCGACGTGTTCATAAACTACCGTGGTGTCGACACCCGACGGAGCATCGCTGGCTTGCTCTATGACCATTTTACTAGAATAGGGCTCCGCCCATTCTTAGACAGCGCCAACATGAAACCAGGAGACAAACTTTTTggggagattgaggaaagtATTAGGAGTTGTAAGGTGGGAATTGCGGTGTTTTCGCCGCGTTATTGTCagtcttatttttgtttgcatGAACTTGCTTTAATGGTCgagaataaaaagaagatcATACCGATATTCGTCGACGTTCGGCCGTCTGAGCTTCGTGTCGAATTTAACCGAAACTGTCCCGAAAAAGAGATGGAGAGGTTCAATTGGGCACTTGGAGAAGCCAAATACACCGTTGGACTCACCTTCGACTCCATTAACGG GGATTGGTCAGAGCTGCTCAGAAAAGCTTCAACCGCCGTCATTGATAATCTGGTCGCCGGAGAAGCGGTAGAGATGCCGGGAAATTAA
- the LOC111783524 gene encoding uncharacterized protein LOC111783524, with protein sequence MATNGWCGLGPLLFRKKSYNLETMKSPSYVFPKTYTNKSKLSRLAKSRKSSKRKDNFSQVMELRRKILILRDIIDLPPLQLSSSINELVVGTMEDLQKLYPELISDIQYSEMNATRIEQSLSYFCTALKSIGESWMLNHDWKDKPKYNLPSYKENSSFTEIVESVLAIIDCIINMANERFDMMDEYVNSKSSSYSRTSSFGKSSMSTDSCSETNSPCCSSPETPTSVLANFRNSERKLSGMEKVSCNSPILWSLRVKSMEMLNPFDVKRVLLPTLSHCGVNVRPAPKGQAQLSSEKTVAADGGEASQKGSPERANDVDFEELAASKLSPPGPPLPEGSNATMKSPSYVFPKTYTNKSKLSRLAKSRKSSKRKDNFSQVMELRRKILILRDIIDLPPLQLSSSINELVVGTMEDLQKLYPELISDIQYSEMNATRIEQSLSYFCTALKSIGESWMLNHDWKDKPKYNLPSYKENSSFTEIVESVLAIIDCIINMANERFDMMDEYVNSKSSSYSRTSSFGKSSMSTDSCSETNSPCCSSPETPTSVLANFRNSERKLSGMEKVSCNSPILWSLRVKSMEMLNPFDVKRVLLPTLSHCGVNVRPAPKGQAQLSSEKTVAADGGEASQKGSPERANDVDFEELAASKLSPPGPPLPPPPPPPSPPPPPPPPMVQQNAVLAHSLQLPPPPPLPRIKVLPAAAVPIAPIAPAPPTPLSKVIKKAIKVAVQPPPPPPPPPPPPPPSNLVPSPPPIPQGNGFTPPPPPPGGAIRSLRPKKATTKLKRSHQLGSLYRKLKGKVEGSNQNLTSFNGRKGGVGSSSGGKQGMADALAEMTKRSAYFQQIEEDVKKHAMPITELITSISAFQSPDMNELLIFLKKVESVLENLTDESQVLARFEGFPTKKLEALRTAAALYLKLDAMLSQLQNWNIVSPMGQLLDRVESYFNKIKGEVDALERTKDDESKRFQSHHIHFDFNVLIRIKESMVDVSSSCMELALKEKRELKQAARNGVRSENSNKGCPKMLWRAFQLAYRVYTFAGGHDERADRLTRELALEIESESQDL encoded by the exons ATGGCTACCAATGGCTGGTGTGGTTTAGGCCCTTTGCTGTTTCGTAAGAAGTCTTATAACCTCGAG ACAATGAAGAGCCCTTCTTATGTGTTTCCGAAGACGTACACAAATAAATCAAAGCTATCTAGACTTGCTAAAAGTAGGAAGTCATCGAAGCGCAAAGACAATTTTTCTCAAGTGATGGAGCTCCGCAGGAAAATCTTGATTCTTAGAGACATCATCGACTTGCCTCCTTTACAACTCTCTTCTTCTATAAATGAG CTGGTGGTCGGAACCATGGAAGACCTTCAAAAGCTCTACCCCGAACTCATATCGGACATCCAATATTCCGAAATGAATGCCACACGTATCGAACAG AGTCTCTCCTACTTCTGCACTGCGCTGAAATCGATCGGAGAATCTTGGATGCTGAACCATGATTGGAAGGACAAACCTAAATATAATTTGCCATCATACAAGGAAAACTCGAGCTTCACTGAAATTG TTGAATCCGTGTTGGCTATTATTGATTGCATCATTAATATGGCAAACGAAAGGTTTGATATGATGGACGAATATGTTAACTCGAAGAGCTCCTCGTATTCACGAACTAGTTCCTTTGGTAAGAGCTCGATGTCAACAGATTCCTGCTCTGAAACCAATAGCCCTTGCTGTTCTTCACCTGAAACTCCCACATCCGTTCTTGCAAATTTTCGCAACAGCGAAAGAAAGTTATCTGGAATGGAGAAAGTGTCGTGTAATTCTCCCATTTTGTGGTCTCTTAGAGTGAAATCTATGGAAATGTTGAATCCCTTTGATGTCAAGCGAGTGTTGCTCCCCACGTTGTCTCACTGTGGTGTTAATGTCCGCCCTGCCCCAAAGGGACAAGCTCAGCTCAGCTCTGAAAAGACTGTTGCTGCCGATGGAGGTGAAGCTAGCCAAAAGGGTAGTCCTGAGAGAGCTAATGATGTTGATTTTGAAGAACTTGCTGCATCAAAACTGTCACCACCGGGACCTCCTCTGCCNGAAGGTTCCAATGCA ACAATGAAGAGCCCTTCTTATGTGTTTCCGAAGACGTACACAAATAAATCAAAGCTATCTAGACTTGCTAAAAGTAGGAAGTCATCGAAGCGCAAAGACAATTTTTCTCAAGTGATGGAGCTCCGCAGGAAAATCTTGATTCTTAGAGACATCATCGACTTGCCTCCTTTACAACTCTCTTCTTCTATAAATGAG CTGGTGGTCGGAACCATGGAAGACCTTCAAAAGCTCTACCCCGAACTCATATCGGACATCCAATATTCCGAAATGAATGCCACACGTATCGAACAG AGTCTCTCCTACTTCTGCACTGCGCTGAAATCGATCGGAGAATCTTGGATGCTGAACCATGATTGGAAGGACAAACCTAAATATAATTTGCCATCATACAAGGAAAACTCGAGCTTCACTGAAATTG TTGAATCCGTGTTGGCTATTATTGATTGCATCATTAATATGGCAAACGAAAGGTTTGATATGATGGACGAATATGTTAACTCGAAGAGCTCCTCGTATTCACGAACTAGTTCCTTTGGTAAGAGCTCGATGTCAACAGATTCCTGCTCTGAAACCAATAGCCCTTGCTGTTCTTCACCTGAAACTCCCACATCCGTTCTTGCAAATTTTCGCAACAGCGAAAGAAAGTTATCTGGAATGGAGAAAGTGTCGTGTAATTCTCCCATTTTGTGGTCTCTTAGAGTGAAATCTATGGAAATGTTGAATCCCTTTGATGTCAAGCGAGTGTTGCTCCCCACGTTGTCTCACTGTGGTGTTAATGTCCGCCCTGCCCCAAAGGGACAAGCTCAGCTCAGCTCTGAAAAGACTGTTGCTGCCGATGGAGGTGAAGCTAGCCAAAAGGGTAGTCCTGAGAGAGCTAATGATGTTGATTTTGAAGAACTTGCTGCATCAAAACTGTCACCACCGGGACCTCCTCTGCCTcctccaccgccaccaccttcaccaccaccaccaccaccaccaccaatgGTGCAACAAAATGCAGTATTGGCTCATTCTTTACAACtacctccaccaccaccactgcCTCGGATCAAGGTACTGCCTGCTGCAGCCGTGCCTATTGCACCTATTGCGCCTGCGCCGCCTACACCACTGTCAAAGGTAATAAAAAAGGCGATTAAAGTCGCAGTacaaccaccaccaccaccaccaccaccaccaccaccaccaccaccatcaaACCTTGTACCGTCACCTCCTCCAATACCTCAAGGCAATGGCTTTACTCCACCGCCACCTCCTCCAGGTGGGGCAATTCGATCATTGCGCCCCAAGAAAGCCACTACTAAACTGAAGAGATCCCATCAATTGGGAAGTCTGTACCGGAAACTCAAAGGGAAGGTGGAAGGATCCAATCAAAATCTTACATCCTTTAATGGAAGAAAAGGCGGCGTTGGGAGCAGCTCCGGTGGAAAACAGGGGATGGCTGATGCCTTGGCAGAGATGACAAAAAG ATCAGCCTACTTTCagcaaattgaagaagacGTTAAAAAACACGCAATGCCAATCACAGAGCTTATAACTTCCATTTCAGCTTTCCAGTCACCGGACATGAACGAGCTCCTCATTTTCCTCAAGAAAGTGGAATCTGTATTGGAGAATTTAACCGATGAATCACAG GTTCTAGCAAGATTTGAAGGATTTCCCACAAAAAAGTTGGAAGCTTTAAGGACTGCAGCAGCGTTATACTTAAAGTTAGATGCAATGCTCTCTCAATTACAGAATTGGAACATTGTTTCTCCCATGGGACAACTTCTGGACCGAGTTGAAAGCTACTTCAACAAG ATCAAAGGAGAAGTCGATGCACTCGAGCGAACGAAGGACGACGAATCAAAGAGATTCCAGAGTCACcatattcattttgatttcaacGTGTTAATACGGATCAAGGAATCAATGGTGGACGTGTCTTCCAGCTGCATGGAATTAGCTCTAAAG GAAAAGAGAGAGTTGAAGCAGGCAGCACGAAACGGAGTCCGATCCGAAAATTCAAACAAGGGATGTCCTAAGATGCTATGGAGGGCATTTCAATTGGCATACCGAGTTTACACATTCGCCGGTGGACACGACGAACGCGCCGATAGGCTGACCCGAGAATTGGCTCTAGAAATAGAGAGTGAATCTCAGGACCTATGA
- the LOC111782723 gene encoding polyphenol oxidase, chloroplastic-like, which yields MASLPPPALSTAAFRPSSSLRTSKYLPINAARILCSAADGKIDRRDVLIGIGAGGLYGASAFTKDSTFALAAPVQTPNISKCGPPDLPPGADPTNCCPPPTTSIVDFLPPAPGKLRVRPAAHLADQSYIDKYKRAVELMKGLPEDDPRSFMQQANVHCAYCNGGYDQVGFPVEVQVHNSWLFFPFHRYYLYFYEKILGELIGDPTFALPFWNYDAPGGMKMPAMYADQNSSLYDQLRNQNHLPPTLIDLDFDGVDSNIGNNAQIRTNLRIMYRQMVSNSRTPKLFFGSAYVAGDEPSPGGGSVENIPHNTVHTWCGDNNEPNLENMGNFYSAARDPIFYSHHSNIDRMWSVWKTLGGRRQDLQYPEWLDASFIFYNEKGEAVRVRVRDCLDTKNLGYIYQDVELPWLETRPTPRRALRAQKSVDSNVPSRRVKPGRMKFPVTVESAVSTEVKRGKKSRSRKEKDEEEEILVIKGIEFDPNTAIKLDVYINDEDEREIRGDNTEFAGSFVNVPHKHGHKKKVKTGLRLGITEVLEDLEADDDDSIIVTIIPSLGAGLVSIADITLEYGD from the exons ATGGCTTCTCTACCACCACCAGCTCTTTCCACCGCCGCATTTCGCCCATCCTCCAGCCTCCGAACATCAAAATACCTTCCCATTAACGCTGCTCGAATTTTGTGTAGCGCCGCCGATGGCAAAATTGATAGAAGAGACGTTCTTATTGGGATAGGCGCAGGCGGTCTCTACGGAGCTTCGGCCTTCACCAAAGATTCCACCTTTGCCCTTGCCGCTCCAGTCCAAACTCCCAACATTAGCAAGTGTGGCCCACCAGACTTGCCACCTGGCGCCGATCCAACCAATTGCTGCCCGCCTCCGACCACTTCGATCGTTGACTTCCTGCCACCGGCGCCGGGAAAACTACGCGTCAGGCCAGCTGCCCATTTGGCTGATCAAAGCTACATAGACAAATATAAGAGAGCCGTGGAGCTAATGAAAGGGCTGCCCGAAGATGACCCACGTAGCTTCATGCAACAAGCGAACGTTCACTGTGCTTATTGTAACGGAGGGTACGACCAAGTGGGGTTTCCAGTTGAGGTGCAAGTTCATAACTCGTGGCTGTTTTTCCCATTTCACCGTTATTATCTCTACTTTTACGAGAAGATATTGGGAGAGCTGATTGGAGATCCCACTTTCGCCTTGCCCTTTTGGAACTACGATGCTCCTGGGGGTATGAAAATGCCAGCCATGTACGCCGACCAAAACTCGTCCCTTTACGACCAACTTCGGAACCAAAATCATCTGCCGCCAACATTGATAGATCTGGATTTCGATGGGGTTGATTCAAACATAGGCAATAATGCGCAGATAAGAACTAATCTTAGAATTATGTATCGCCAAATGGTTTCCAATAGTCGTACTCCCAAGCTGTTTTTCGGCAGCGCCTATGTAGCCGGAGACGAGCCATCACCCG GTGGTGGGTCAGTGGAGAACATCCCACACAATACGGTTCACACATGGTGCGGCGACAACAACGAGCCGAACCTAGAGAACATGGGAAACTTCTACTCCGCGGCCAGAGATCCCATCTTCTACTCCCACCACTCAAACATAGACCGCATGTGGTCCGTGTGGAAGACCCTCGGCGGAAGGCGACAGGACCTACAATACCCTGAATGGCTCGAcgcctctttcattttctacaACGAGAAGGGCGAAGCGGTGCGAGTCCGAGTGCGGGACTGTCTGGACACAAAAAACCTGGGCTACATCTACCAAGACGTGGAACTCCCATGGCTCGAAACCCGCCCGACGCCTCGTCGAGCCCTCAGAGCCCAAAAGAGCGTCGACAGTAATGTCCCCTCCAGGCGCGTGAAACCTGGAAGGATGAAGTTCCCGGTGACTGTGGAGTCGGCGGTGAGTACGGAAgtgaagagggggaagaaaTCGAGAAGCAGGAAGGAGAAAGATGAGGAAGAGGAGATTTTGGTGATTAAGGGAATCGAATTCGACCCGAACACGGCGATTAAATTGGATGTTTATATCAACGATGAAGATGAGAGGGAAATTAGAGGGGATAATACGGAGTTTGCAGGGAGCTTTGTGAACGTGCCGCATAAACATGGGCACAAGAAGAAGGTGAAGACGGGGCTTAGATTGGGGATAACTGAAGTGCTTGAGGATTTGGAAGCTGATGATGACGACAGCATCATCGTCACTATTATCCCCAGCCTTGGAGCTGGCCTCGTGTCCATTGCTGACATCACGTTGGAATATGgagattaa
- the LOC111783321 gene encoding polyphenol oxidase, chloroplastic-like, which translates to MASLSPPALSTTTFRPSSSLRTSKYLPNNGTRILCSAANGNIDRRDVLIGIGAGGLYGASAFALGAPVQTPNISKCGPPDLPPGTDPTNCCPPPSPSILDFRPPAPGKLRVRPAAHLVDQSYIEKYKRAVELMKGLPEDDPRSFMQQANVHCAYCNGGYDQVGFPVEVQVHNSWLFFPFHRYYLYFYEKILGELIGDPTFALPFWNYDAPEGMRMPAMYADQNSSLYDQLRNQNHLPPTLIDLDFDGVDSNIGNNAQIRTNLRIMYRQMVSNSRTPKLFFGSPYVAGDEPSPGGGSVENIPHNTVHTWCGDTKKPNLENMGNFYSAARDPIFYSHHSNVDRMWSVWKTLGGKRQDLEYPEWLNASFIFYNEKAQAVRVRVRDCLDTKKLGYVYQDVELPWLETRPTPRRAGKAARRPKMKFPVTLKSAISTEVKRAKKSRSKKEKEEEEEILVIEGIKLDPNTLVKFDIYINDEDEKDNRGDITEFAGSFVNVPHKHGHKKKVKTGLRLGITEVLEDLGADGDDSIIVTLVPRLGAGLVSIAGIKIEYGD; encoded by the exons ATGGCTTCGCTATCACCACCGGCTCTTTCCACCACCACATTTCGCCCATCATCCAGCCTTAGAACATCAAAATACCTTCCCAATAACGGTACTCGAATTTTGTGTAGCGCCGCCAATGGCAATATTGATAGAAGAGACGTTCTTATTGGCATAGGCGCAGGCGGTCTCTACGGAGCTTCCGCCTTTGCCCTTGGCGCTCCAGTCCAAACTCCCAACATTAGCAAGTGTGGCCCACCAGACCTGCCACCTGGCACCGACCCAACCAACTGCTGCCCTCCGCCGTCCCCCTCGATTCTCGACTTCCGACCACCGGCACCGGGAAAATTACGGGTCAGGCCAGCTGCCCATTTGGTCGATCAAAGCTACATAGAGAAATATAAGAGAGCCGTGGAGCTAATGAAAGGGCTGCCCGAGGATGACCCACGTAGCTTCATGCAACAAGCGAACGTTCACTGTGCTTATTGTAACGGAGGGTACGACCAAGTGGGGTTTCCTGTGGAGGTGCAAGTTCATAACTCGTGGCTGTTTTTCCCATTTCACCGTTATTATCTCTACTTTTACGAGAAGATATTGGGAGAGCTGATTGGAGATCCCACTTTCGCCTTGCCCTTTTGGAACTACGATGCTCCTGAGGGTATGAGAATGCCAGCCATGTACGCCGACCAAAACTCGTCCCTTTACGACCAACTTCGGAACCAAAATCATCTGCCGCCAACATTGATAGATCTGGATTTCGATGGGGTTGATTCAAACATAGGCAATAATGCGCAGATAAGAACTAATCTTAGAATTATGTATCGCCAAATGGTTTCCAATAGTCGTACCCCTAAGCTCTTTTTCGGCAGCCCTTATGTAGCCGGAGACGAGCCATCACCTG GAGGTGGGTCAGTGGAGAACATCCCACACAATACGGTTCACACATGGTGCGGCGACACCAAGAAGCCCAACCTAGAGAACATGGGCAACTTCTACTCCGCCGCCAGAGATCCCATCTTCTACTCCCACCACTCCAACGTAGACCGCATGTGGTCCGTGTGGAAGACCCTCGGCGGAAAGCGACAGGACCTTGAATACCCTGAATGGCTCAACGCCTCATTCATTTTCTACAACGAGAAGGCCCAAGCCGTCCGAGTCCGAGTCCGAGACTGTCTGGACACCAAAAAACTCGGGTACGTCTACCAAGACGTGGAACTCCCATGGCTCGAAACCCGCCCCACGCCTCGTCGAGCCGGGAAGGCGGCGAGACGTCCAAAGATGAAGTTCCCGGTAACTCTAAAGTCGGCGATCAGTACGGAAGTGAAGAGGGCGAAGAAATCAAGAAGCAAGAAGGagaaagaggaggaagaggagattTTGGTGATTGAGGGAATCAAGTTGGATCCCAACACGCTGGTAAAGTTCGATATTTATATCAACGACGAAGATGAGAAGGACAATAGAGGCGACATTACTGAGTTCGCTGGGAGCTTTGTGAACGTGCCACATAAGCACGGACACAAGAAGAAGGTGAAGACGGGGCTTAGGTTGGGGATAACTGAAGTGCTTGAGGATTTGGGTGCTGATGGTGACGACAGCATCATCGTCACTCTCGTCCCCAGGCTTGGAGCTGGGCTCGTCTCCATTGCTGGGATCAAGATCGAATATGGAGATTAA